A window of Primulina tabacum isolate GXHZ01 chromosome 4, ASM2559414v2, whole genome shotgun sequence contains these coding sequences:
- the LOC142541463 gene encoding CASP-like protein 1C1, which yields MGLDYRGRIPMFVLRLLALAATVSATLIMVTSHDSAEFFTIKFEASYKKSPAFNYFVIMNAIASGYTFVLSFLPVKTSYGHLVFLLDLVMTLLLDSSISASLATGQVGKNGNSNAGWLPICGQVPKFCDHVTAALIAGFVASIVYFIILVYSLHNLINLFTLKS from the exons ATGGGTTTAGATTATAGAGGCAGGATTCCCATGTTTGTGCTGAGGCTGTTGGCCTTGGCCGCCACAGTTTCTGCAACATTGATCATGGTCACAAGCCATGACTCGGCTGAATTTTTTACCATCAAATTCGAAGCCAGTTACAAGAAATCTCCGGCTTTCAA CTATTTTGTTATAATGAATGCAATAGCAAGTGGCTACACCTTTGTACTATCATTTCTCCCAGTTAAGACTTCTTACGGCCACTTGGTCTTTCTTCTCGATTTG GTTATGACATTGTTGCTTGATTCTAGCATATCGGCAAGCTTGGCTACAGGCCAAGTGGGAAAGAATGGAAATAGTAATGCGGGTTGGCTACCAATTTGCGGCCAAGTTCCTAAATTTTGTGACCATGTTACAGCTGCTCTTATTGCTGGTTTTGTGGCTTCTATTGTTTATTTTATCATACTTGTTTACTCTCTTCATAATCTCATTAATTTATTCACTCTCAAGTCTTAG
- the LOC142542640 gene encoding putative ubiquitin-conjugating enzyme E2 24 has protein sequence MDSLLSDFDSHSETSSSDDHDDLESLYGGQARSIFSSLEETIEKIDDFLLFEHRYLHGDIVCMASDPSAQMGKVINVDMVVDLESICGYKIQNISSEKLQKIRLISVNDFVVCGMWLGKVEKIADSVTVLFDDGRKRQLSANGPERIISLSSDLVEDPQYPFYPGQRVQVESSLSKSTNWLCGDRRGKGDLGTVCKVDAGLVYVDWLDCVGINGEKWPAPPCLQNSRDLSFFPCFPYGNWQLGDWCVLPNEQSLPSLYTSQLVEGNKKPETASESKTVVIVKTNTMVDVQWQDSSQSLGLDSCTLRPVNILDVHDFLPDSFVLEKGTVDNLQARENKKLGIVRCVDCKERMVKVKWCKSSVNETFDDKIHVEEIVSAYELIEHPDHSYSIGDAVFRKDGCVGGVTDCSSLTNSDLENGGDQSEYLRNIFLSRIGIILDLRNGEIEVKWATGTISKVAPYEIYQVDKCEGTTSTPMHSSENVLQPNEVIQVKDKKSLGQKLKDMLGLDRDNSKDSGSISFSEAALSVYTSITSSLFQSLSTALVGAYRCTSTDARNHGKLKGEDALELCNMHVGGQLLIGDSETRQSITSEESKESSGDTTSPSCSKHPIPFKQFDIVSGCLEHHFVNASGTDLQCSQMKRGWLKKVHQEWNILEKNLPETVYARVYEDRIDLLRAAVVGSAGTPYHDGLFFFDVHLPPQYPNEPPMVHYNSGGLRINPNLYESGKVCLSLLNTWNGSDTEIWNPASSTILQVLLSLQALVLNEKPYFNEAGYDSQIGKAEGEKNSLNYNENAFLVSCTSMLYILRKPPKHFEGLVKEHFSQRSSSILLACNAYMEGAPVGYPFSSRETKQENQKGSSTGFKIMLGKLYPKLVEAFSSNVCV, from the exons ATGGATTCTCTGCTCAGTGATTTTGATAGCCACAGCGAAACCAGCAGTTCTGATGATCATGACGACCTTGAATCCTTATATGGAGGGCAGGCCCGTTCTATATTTTCAAGTCTTGAGGAAACCATCGAAAAGATTGATGATTTTCTCTTGTTTGAACACCGATACCTGCATGGGGACATAGTTTGCATGGCATCAGACCCATCAGCGCAAATGGGAAAGGTCATCAATGTGGACATGGTCGTGGATTTGGAGAGCATTTGTGGATACAAAATTCAGAATATCAGTTCTGAGAAACTCCAGAAAATACGTCTCATTTCAGTTAACGACTTCGTGGTTTGTGGAATGTGGCTCGGAAAAGTTGAAAAGATAGCTGACAGCGTGACTGTCTTATTTGACGATGGTAGAAAGAGACAATTATCCGCCAATGGCCCAGAGAGGATTATTTCCTTATCTTCAGATTTGGTTGAAGATCCCCAGTATCCTTTCTATCCCGGACAAAGAGTTCAGGTCGAGTCTTCTTTATCTAAGTCGACTAATTGGTTGTGTGGTGACAGAAGGGGTAAAGGAGATCTAGGAACCGTCTGCAAAGTTGATGCTGGGTTAGTGTATGTTGATTGGCTTGATTGTGTTGGCATAAACGGTGAGAAATGGCCCGCTCCCccttgtttgcaaaattcaagAGATTTATCGTTTTTCCCATGTTTTCCCTATGGAAATTGGCAACTTGGTGATTGGTGTGTTCTTCCAAATGAGCAGAGTTTGCCAAGCTTATACACGTCTCAGCTGGTTGAAGGAAATAAGAAACCTGAAACAGCAAGTGAAAGTAAGACTGTTGTTATTGTGAAGACAAACACTATGGTTGATGTACAGTGGCAGGATAGCAGCCAATCACTAGGACTTGATTCATGTACACTACGCCCAGTCAATATTCTCGATGTCCATGATTTTTTGCCAGATTCATTTGTGCTGGAAAAGGGAACAGTTGACAATTTGCAGGCTCGTGAAAACAAAAAATTAGGTATTGTCAGATGTGTGGATTGTAAAGAACGAATGGTAAAGGTGAAATGGTGCAAGTCCTCTGTGAATGAAACTTTTGATGACAAAATACATGTGGAAGAGATTGTGAGTGCTTACGAATTGATTGAGCATCCAGATCATTCGTATAGTATAGGGGATGCAGTTTTTAGGAAGGATGGGTGTGTTGGTGGTGTCACAGATTGCAGTTCGTTGACAAACTCTGACCTTGAAAATGGCGGCGATCAGTCTGAATATCTCAGAAATATTTTCTTATCTCGCATTGGGATTATACTTGATTTAAGAAATGGAGAAATTGAAGTAAAATGGGCTACAGGTACCATAAGTAAG GTTGCACCATATGAGATCTATCAGGTCGACAAGTGTGAAGGCACGACTTCTACTCCTATGCACAGCAGTGAAAATGTTCTGCAACCTAATGAGGTTATTCAAGTGAAGGACAAGAAGTCATTAGGCCAAAAACTAAAG GATATGCTAGGTTTGGATCGCGACAATTCAAAGGACTCGGGCTCAATCTCCTTTTCTGAAGCTGCTCTTAGTGTTTACACTAGCATCACTTCAAGCCTATTTCAGTCTCTAAGTACAGCATTAGTTGGCGCGTATAGATGCACATCTACGGATGCCAGAAATCATGGGAAACTCAAGGGGGAGGATGCCTTGGAACTTTGCAATATGCACGTCGGTGGCCAACTTCTGATAGGTGACTCGGAGACACGTCAATCAATTACTTCAGAAGAAAGTAAAGAATCAAGTGGTGATACCACATCACCATCTTGCAGCAAGCATCCAATACCTTTCAAGCAGTTTGATATTGTAAGTGGTTGCTTGGAACACCACTTTGTCAATGCATCTGGGACGGACCTTCAGTGTTCACAG ATGAAAAGAGGTTGGCTGAAGAAGGTTCACCAAGAATGGAACATTCTTGAAAAAAATCTTCCAG AAACGGTTTATGCACGTGTGTACGAGGATCGAATAGACTTGCTTAGAGCTGCAGTCGTTGGGAGTGCTGGGACTCCATATCACGATGGATTATTCTTTTTCGATGTCCACCTACCTCCACAATATCCCAATGAACCACCC ATGGTGCACTATAACTCTGGTGGACTTCGGATCAATCCCAACTTATATGAGTCGGGAAAAGTTTGTTTGAGTCTTCTCAACACATGGAATGGATCAGATACCGAAATTTGGAATCCAGCATCCTCCACAATACTTCAAGTCCTCCTTTCTCTCCAGGCCCTGGTGCTTAATGAAAAGCCTTATTTCAACGAAGCGGGTTATGATTCTCAGATAGGGAAAGCCGAGGGTGAAAAGAACTCCCTTAACTATAACGAAAATGCTTTTCTTGTCAGCTGCACATCCATGCTATACATACTACGCAAGCCACCTAAG CATTTTGAGGGACTTGTCAAGGAACATTTCAGTCAACGCAGCAGCAGCATTTTATTGGCTTGTAACGCATATATGGAAGGAGCTCCAGTAGGTTATCCATTCAGCAGCAGGGAAACTAAACAAGAAAATCAGAAAGGAAGCTCCACTGGTTTCAAGATTATGCTGGGCAAGCTCTATCCTAAGCTTGTGGAAGCATTCTCTAGCAATGTATGTGTATAA
- the LOC142542641 gene encoding large ribosomal subunit protein bL21m-like, whose product MATRRCFQSLTRYFRSSKTLIPLSHTRASICFLHQIQNPKPVNRICEYFSASSHCSLFSRHFSSTPTDDDEDTDETHDEEEEAEIGDEEAVLSPEDKDREAAEIGYKVIGPLQDSDRVFKPYEPVFAIVQIGSHQFKVSNGDSIFTEMLKFCDVNDKLILNKVLMLGSKSQTIIGRPILPDAAVHAVVEERALDAKVIIFKKKRRKNYRRTKGHRQELTKLRITDIQGIEKPEMVIPLKTEKKQKLRKLEIAAI is encoded by the exons ATGGCAACTCGACGTTGCTTTCAATCCTTGACCCGTTATTTCCGGTCCTCTAAAACCCTAATCCCCCTTTCTCATACCCGTGCCTCAATCTGCTTCCTCCACCAAATCCAGAACCCGAAGCCTGTCAATCGCATTTGCGAATATTTTTCTGCCTCTTCACACTGCTCTCTGTTTTCCCGGCATTTCTCATCCACGCCCACGGATGATGACGAGGACACCGATGAAACTCACGATGAAGAAGAGGAAGCTGAAATTGGGGATGAGGAAGCTGTTTTGTCACCTGAGGATAAAGACCGAGAAGCTGCTGAAATTGGGTACAAAGTCATAGGTCCGCTCCAGGACTCTGATCGGGTTTTCAAACCTTACGAACCCGTATTCGCTATTGTTCAG ATTGGGTCGCATCAGTTTAAAGTGAGCAACGGGGATAGCATTTTCACAGAGATGTTGAAGTTCTGTGATGTCAATGACAAG TTGATTCTCAATAAGGTTCTTATGTTAGGCTCAAAGTCTCAGACAATCATTGGCCGGCCAATTTTGCCGGATGCAGCTGTTCATGCTGTTGTCGAGGAGCGT GCATTAGATGCAAAAGTGATTATATTCAAGAAAAAGAGAAGGAAAAACTATAGAAGAACAAAAGGTCATCGACAG GAGTTGACCAAGTTAAGGATAACAGATATACAAGGAATTGAGAAGCCAGAAATGGTAATACCTTTAAAGACAGAAAAAAAACAGAAGCTGCGGAAGTTGGAGATTGCAGCTATTTAG
- the LOC142542642 gene encoding L-type lectin-domain containing receptor kinase VII.1-like, translated as MKIPYNQRIVMIFLIIIGHTSAIDFLFNGFGSSDVSLYGNATIQSRVLTLTNDTTFSIGRALYPTKVVTKQENTSVVLPFSTSFIFVMAPYVGVLPGHGIVFLFVPHTGIQGTSSSQNLGLFNFSNNGLPSNHVFGVEFDVFKNQEFHDINDNHVGIDVNSLTSVSAYEAGYWPDQLEDDGGGSSDSNSFKKLKLNNWKNYQVWIDYVDGIVNATMAPVGVKRPKKPLLSVPINLSEIFEDQMFVGFTSSTGALVESHKILAWSFSNDNFSFSEGLITKDLPSFEPPKTPLHKRKGFIAGITLGLLFLVFACSLVGFLLVRRKRRIRKEMEEMEDWEFEYWPHRIAYQVIDAATNRFSDANVIGIGGNGKVYKGVLPGGAEVAVKRFSLENNQGIRAFLAEISSLGRLKHRNLVGLRGWCKKEKGSLILVYDYMENGSLDKKLFDCEESKMLSCEERIRILKQVASGVLYLHDGWEAKVLHRDLKASNVLLDKEMNARLGDFGLARMHDHNKMAGTTRVVGTAGYIAPEVVKSGRVSTQTDVFGYGVLILETICGRRPIEEGQPPLIEWMWDLMSKGAVLNGVDARLRKRDGLDQMEVEQMLHLGLLCAHPDSNSRPKMRQVVKILEGKNEFDESGDDDSDIPLLKMMETKDWCIFPQTFGDDSNSHPTFEEFGQAMSSSLSSSWSNTYEQGR; from the coding sequence ATGAAGATACCATACAACCAACGTATAGTAATGATATTTCTGATCATCATCGGCCACACTTCCGCCATTGATTTTCTCTTCAATGGCTTCGGTTCCTCCGACGTTTCCCTTTACGGGAACGCCACAATCCAATCACGCGTTCTCACGCTTACAAATGACACTACTTTCTCGATTGGTCGTGCTCTATACCCGACAAAAGTAGTCACGAAGCAGGAGAATACATCAGTTGTGCTTCCCTTTTCTACGTCTTTCATTTTCGTTATGGCGCCTTACGTGGGCGTGCTCCCGGGACACGGCATAGTTTTCTTGTTCGTACCTCACACTGGGATTCAAGGTACGAGCTCTTCTCAAAATCTGGGATTGTTTAATTTCAGTAACAACGGGCTTCCGAGTAATCATGTCTTTGGAGTTGAGTTTGATGTGTTTAAGAATCAAGAGTTTCACGATATTAATGATAATCATGTCGGGATTGATGTTAATTCTCTCACGTCTGTAAGCGCTTACGAGGCGGGGTATTGGCCTGATCAGTTGGAGGATGACGGAGGTGGTAGTTCTGATTCAAACTCATTCAAGAAATTGAAGCTTAATAATTGGAAAAATTATCAGGTTTGGATTGATTATGTTGATGGTATTGTTAATGCTACTATGGCGCCTGTGGGGGTGAAAAGACCTAAGAAACCTTTGTTGAGTGTTCCTATAAATCTttctgaaatttttgaggatCAAATGTTTGTTGGATTCACATCATCCACAGGGGCTCTGGTAGAAAGTCACAAGATCTTGGCTTGGAGTTTTAGCAACGATAACTTTTCGTTCAGTGAGGGGTTGATCACTAAAGATTTACCGTCTTTTGAGCCCCCAAAGACTCCATTACACAAAAGAAAAGGCTTCATTGCCGGAATAACTTTGGGGCTATTGTTTTTAGTCTTCGCTTGTTCATTAGTCGGTTTCTTGTTGGTGAGAAGGAAGAGGAGGATAAGAAAGGAGATGGAGGAAATGGAAGATTGGGAATTCGAGTATTGGCCACATAGAATTGCTTATCAAGTGATTGATGCAGCCACAAACAGATTTTCTGATGCAAATGTTATTGGGATTGGAGGAAATGGGAAAGTTTATAAGGGGGTGTTGCCTGGAGGAGCCGAGGTTGCGGTGAAGCGTTTTTCGCTTGAAAACAACCAAGGGATTAGGGCATTCCTGGCTGAAATATCAAGTCTCGGGAGATTGAAACACAGAAATTTGGTTGGATTGAGAGGTTGGTGCAAGAAAGAAAAGGGCAGCCTGATTTTGGTGTATGATTACATGGAAAATGGAAGTCTAGATAAAAAGTTGTTCGATTGTGAGGAAAGCAAGATGTTGAGTTGTGAAGAAAGAATAAGGATTCTAAAGCAAGTGGCTTCTGGAGTCTTGTATTTACACGACGGATGGGAGGCCAAAGTGTTGCATCGAGATTTAAAGGCGAGCAATGTGTTACTCGATAAAGAAATGAATGCTAGACTAGGTGATTTTGGATTAGCAAGAATGCACGATCACAACAAGATGGCTGGCACTACACGCGTGGTTGGCACAGCTGGGTACATAGCGCCAGAGGTGGTGAAGAGTGGCCGAGTATCCACACAAACCGATGTTTTCGGTTATGGAGTACTGATCTTGGAAACCATTTGTGGTAGAAGGCCAATTGAAGAAGGCCAGCCACCTCTGATAGAGTGGATGTGGGACTTGATGAGCAAGGGGGCAGTGCTCAACGGGGTCGATGCACGACTAAGGAAAAGAGATGGGCTCGACCAGATGGAAGTGGAACAAATGCTTCATCTAGGCTTGTTGTGCGCACATCCAGACTCAAATTCGAGACCAAAAATGAGACAGGTAGTGAAAATCCTCGAAGGGAAGAACGAGTTTGACGAGTCCGGAGACGATGATTCGGACATTCCTCTACTTAAGATGATGGAAACTAAAGATTGGTGCATTTTCCCACAAACCTTTGGCGACGATTCCAATTCACACCCAACATTTGAAGAGTTTGGGCAGGCAATGTCTTCGTCATTGTCAAGTTCTTGGTCCAATACATACGAACAAGGGAGGTGA
- the LOC142541464 gene encoding uncharacterized protein LOC142541464 codes for MSRIRINHRMLTYEIGEIELSGDPGINLSDTVFEFLSEESESLSSICTSFNEEEEEEIENENENINGNAKVDDDKSWETQLQLLQATISRTSCLESRIRKNVKEELKEAQQAGNFCACRKPGHKGCRKCLMEVVCRRLQSSGFNSAICRSKWRSSPDIPSGEHTFVDVIDTSNPKKGEVRVIIELNFRAEFEMARANPEYDKLVEALPEIFVGIIERLLALLKILCTAAKRCMKAKKQHMGPWRKHRYMKAKWLKTCERFADAQTLMWPEYGCTGRVARPRVSLLTVDLKESFTDLYRNAAVEVEAV; via the exons ATGTCTAGAATTCGCATAAACCACCGGATGCTTACTTACGAAATCGGGGAGATTGAGTTATCCGGTGACCCTGGAATTAATTTATCCGACACGGTTTTTGAGTTCTTAAGCGAAGAATCTGAGAGTCTGTCATCTATCTGCACCAGCTtcaatgaagaagaagaagaagaaatagaaaacgaaaatgaaaatataaatgGAAATGCTAAAGTCGATGACGATAAATCATGGGAGACACAACTTCAGCTTCTACAA GCTACGATATCCAGAACAAGTTGTTTAGAGTCAAGAATCAGGAAAAACGTGAAGGAAGAGTTGAAAGAAGCGCAGCAGGCAGGAAACTTCTGCGCCTGCAGGAAGCCGGGACATAAGGGTTGCCGGAAATGTCTCATGGAAGTTGTTTGCCGGCGCCTGCAAAGTTCTGGTTTTAACAGCGCAATTTGCAGGTCCAAGTGGAGAAGTTCACCAGATATCCCCTCAg GCGAACACACATTCGTGGATGTAATAGACACTTCAAACCCCAAGAAAGGGGAAGTGAGGGTGATAATTGAGTTGAACTTTCGGGCCGAGTTCGAGATGGCCCGAGCAAACCCGGAATATGACAAGCTGGTCGAAGCCCTCCCCGAAATCTTCGTGGGAATAATCGAGAGGCTTCTGGCATTGTTAAAGATCTTGTGCACCGCTGCCAAGAGATGCATGAAGGCGAAAAAACAGCACATGGGACCATGGCGAAAGCATCGTTATATGAAGGCTAAATGGCTTAAAACTTGTGAGCGGTTTGCCGATGCACAGACTCTCATGTGGCCGGAATATGGATGTACCGGCAGGGTGGCGCGGCCGAGGGTATCGTTGCTAACGGTGGATCTTAAGGAAAGTTTTACGGATTTGTATAGAAATGCTGCTGTTGAAGTTGAAGCTGTGTGA